One Caldisericia bacterium DNA segment encodes these proteins:
- a CDS encoding branched-chain amino acid ABC transporter permease, giving the protein MFFLQNVVSGLFWGSIYALAALGIVLVFITSGVVNFAHGEMAMFSTFIVYTLLTYLKLPLYLSIIISIGFAFLFGMAIERGLLRPVREKTHAGMMIITLGVLMVLNGLATTIWGTQEKLFPPIVNREPIFLGSVVIDKYSLFVFIISIAIIVGLFLFLKFSIHGIAMRATVQDEFASRLMGIRIGTVLSFTWGFSAVLGLLAGVFVAPNLYLHSNMMQEIQIKAFTAAVLGGFTSIPGAIVGGLLLGVLENLIAAYITTKLKVTLSLIIIIVILLIRPHGLMGRKEVKRV; this is encoded by the coding sequence TGTTTTTTCTTCAAAATGTTGTAAGTGGTCTTTTTTGGGGTAGCATATATGCCTTAGCAGCTCTTGGAATTGTGCTGGTCTTTATAACCTCTGGGGTTGTAAACTTTGCTCACGGGGAAATGGCAATGTTTTCTACTTTTATAGTCTATACCCTTCTTACATATTTAAAACTTCCCCTGTATCTATCAATAATTATAAGCATAGGTTTTGCCTTTCTATTTGGAATGGCCATTGAAAGAGGTTTGTTAAGACCAGTCAGAGAAAAAACCCATGCAGGGATGATGATAATAACCCTTGGGGTTTTAATGGTTCTGAATGGACTTGCCACCACTATATGGGGAACCCAAGAGAAACTCTTTCCACCCATTGTGAATAGAGAACCAATATTTTTAGGTAGTGTTGTAATTGACAAATACAGTCTCTTTGTTTTTATCATATCAATCGCAATTATAGTTGGTCTATTTCTGTTCTTAAAGTTTTCAATTCACGGAATAGCAATGAGGGCAACTGTTCAAGATGAATTTGCCTCAAGACTGATGGGTATAAGGATAGGAACTGTTCTTTCTTTTACATGGGGATTCTCTGCAGTTCTTGGTCTTCTTGCTGGTGTATTTGTTGCACCAAATCTGTATCTTCATTCAAATATGATGCAGGAAATTCAGATCAAGGCTTTTACAGCAGCAGTTCTTGGTGGTTTCACAAGTATTCCCGGTGCAATTGTTGGTGGTCTTCTTCTTGGGGTGCTTGAGAATCTCATCGCAGCTTATATAACAACAAAACTAAAGGTTACACTCTCCCTCATCATAATAATAGTCATACTCCTTATACGTCCTCACGGTTTAATGGGCAGAAAGGAGGTAAAGAGAGTATGA
- a CDS encoding branched-chain amino acid ABC transporter permease, translated as MKGKNLVIISLIIAILFPLFFLNKSFIIYLLTLALIYAIGAISFNLLLGIAGQLSLGHAAFMGIGAYTSTLLVMKLNLPFLPSLIIAGIVSSLFGILIGFPSLRVSGFYLALVTMAFGIAITQIIGYLSFTGGYHGIKDIPPPEIFGLTLSSDLSKYYLALIFLIVTIILLTNLINSKTGRALKSLRENEILASSLGINVSYYKILVFVISAFFAGISGSLYAHTVSYISPNDFGLGASLNFLAMIVIGGLGSVPGSILGAIFITIVPVFFARTSFSPYVFNGIMIILIMMLLPQGLIYLPNLFKKKA; from the coding sequence ATGAAAGGGAAAAATCTTGTAATTATCTCTCTTATAATAGCCATCCTTTTTCCTCTATTCTTTCTTAATAAGAGTTTTATAATATATCTCTTAACCCTCGCACTTATCTACGCCATTGGAGCCATATCATTCAATCTTTTACTTGGAATAGCAGGACAACTCTCCCTTGGACATGCTGCATTTATGGGGATAGGAGCATACACATCAACACTACTTGTAATGAAACTTAACCTTCCATTTCTTCCAAGTTTAATAATCGCTGGAATTGTCTCAAGTTTATTTGGAATTTTAATAGGCTTCCCATCGTTAAGGGTCTCTGGTTTTTACCTTGCCCTTGTAACAATGGCATTTGGAATTGCAATAACTCAGATAATAGGTTACCTTTCATTTACAGGTGGATACCATGGAATAAAGGATATACCACCACCAGAAATCTTTGGCTTGACTCTTTCTTCTGATCTCTCTAAATACTATTTAGCTCTAATATTTCTCATAGTTACTATTATTTTACTAACAAACCTCATAAATTCAAAAACAGGAAGAGCTCTTAAGAGTTTAAGAGAAAATGAGATTCTCGCAAGCTCACTTGGGATAAATGTTTCTTATTATAAAATCCTTGTATTTGTAATCTCAGCCTTCTTTGCAGGAATCTCTGGAAGCCTTTACGCTCACACAGTATCTTACATCTCGCCTAACGATTTTGGTCTTGGCGCATCTCTCAACTTCCTTGCAATGATTGTGATAGGTGGTCTTGGTTCTGTTCCTGGATCAATTCTTGGAGCAATATTTATCACAATAGTACCAGTGTTTTTTGCAAGAACCTCCTTCTCTCCCTATGTATTTAATGGAATTATGATAATTTTAATCATGATGCTCCTCCCTCAGGGTCTAATCTACCTCCCCAATCTATTTAAGAAGAAGGCATAG
- a CDS encoding DUF3887 domain-containing protein has protein sequence MNKRLRFFIVTFMLFVLLLSTHTVYGVINENQKEVAEKFFKAFELNDYSLIEPHLTDLMKTAFKEDAFEKLRNDLVSSYGELKSYKFTKEEEKGKYRNYYYETIFEKKTITFIITMEDDKIAGIHFKFPFSFTTPYPLIGGLIGLLIIFLILRKFIWRDFIIGIGILLIILIVQPYVQKLINFQNPVVLSLWIGFIAALFQEIPKYYFSRKKKIINALYVGSGFGFGESLFIFLSALSAGTLSILSLIERLLAFFFHTGTTSLFSYAEKRGWGMKSLILMIILHTIIDSFAAYWNMNPQKTYIIYIIYAIMALFSLGILMKIIPLIKKGEETETP, from the coding sequence ATGAATAAAAGGTTGAGATTTTTCATTGTTACTTTTATGCTTTTTGTGCTACTACTTAGCACCCATACAGTTTATGGAGTAATCAACGAAAACCAAAAAGAAGTGGCTGAAAAATTCTTTAAGGCATTTGAACTTAATGATTACTCACTCATAGAACCACACTTAACAGATTTAATGAAGACAGCTTTTAAAGAAGATGCCTTTGAGAAATTAAGAAACGATCTTGTATCATCTTATGGAGAATTGAAATCATACAAATTCACAAAAGAAGAAGAGAAGGGGAAGTATAGAAACTATTACTATGAAACAATCTTTGAAAAGAAAACCATAACCTTCATAATCACCATGGAAGATGATAAAATTGCTGGTATCCATTTTAAATTTCCATTCTCCTTTACAACACCATATCCTCTCATTGGTGGATTAATTGGTCTTTTAATAATATTCTTGATACTAAGAAAGTTTATCTGGAGAGATTTTATAATAGGTATTGGAATTCTTTTAATCATACTCATTGTTCAACCCTATGTTCAGAAACTAATAAACTTCCAAAACCCAGTTGTCCTATCTTTATGGATTGGTTTTATAGCAGCTCTATTTCAGGAAATTCCCAAATACTACTTCTCAAGAAAAAAGAAAATTATTAATGCGCTCTATGTTGGAAGTGGATTCGGGTTTGGAGAATCGCTGTTTATCTTCTTATCAGCTCTATCAGCAGGTACACTCTCAATTCTTAGCCTTATTGAAAGACTTCTTGCGTTTTTCTTCCATACAGGAACCACATCTCTATTTTCCTATGCAGAGAAGAGAGGCTGGGGAATGAAATCTCTTATACTTATGATAATACTTCACACCATAATTGATTCCTTTGCTGCCTACTGGAATATGAATCCACAGAAAACTTATATTATCTACATAATTTATGCAATAATGGCACTCTTCTCATTGGGAATACTTATGAAAATCATCCCTCTAATTAAGAAAGGGGAGGAAACAGAAACTCCTTGA